A region of the Mycobacterium sp. NBC_00419 genome:
AGTTCGGACATCGGAAGGTCGGCATAGGGACCCTCGGCCGGGCCGCAGGGCCGGCGCAGATCATCGTCGGTCAGGGCTCGCACCCCGGTGTTCCAGCGGTGGTATTCCTCGTCGAGTTGGGTCAGCGCGGTGTCGGCGCCGGTGGCATAGGTCCAACTCTGATAGTCGGCGGGCGGGCCGGCGAAGTGGGAGTGGTTGCGCATCGCGAACACGCCGACGATGACGTGGGCCAGCCGCCACGCGATGGTGGTGAAGGGCTCCGGCTGCGGCGGCGGATACGAGAAATCGACGGTCGCTATCCCCGGGTCGCTTCGCTCCTGCCCGCCGGTGGCTATCCCCGGGTCGCTTCGCTCCTGCCCGCCGGTCGCTATCTCCGGGTCGCTTCGCTCCTGCCCACGGTGCACGGTCCAGCAGTCGGCCACCGGCTCCCAGAAGTACTCGGCATCGGTCAGGCCGTCCAGGCGCGGGCGCAACTGGTGCTGCCAGTGCCAGTCGAGCTGGTCGGCGAGTTGTCTGGTCCACGTCATGGGTCCAGGTTGTCAGCCATAGCGGACAGGTTCTGTCCTCGAAGTGCGCGAGACTGGTGGCATGCCGCAGACGACGAGCCGGGTGCTGCAACTT
Encoded here:
- a CDS encoding DinB family protein, with translation MTWTRQLADQLDWHWQHQLRPRLDGLTDAEYFWEPVADCWTVHRGQERSDPEIATGGQERSDPGIATGGQERSDPGIATVDFSYPPPQPEPFTTIAWRLAHVIVGVFAMRNHSHFAGPPADYQSWTYATGADTALTQLDEEYHRWNTGVRALTDDDLRRPCGPAEGPYADLPMSELVLHINREVIHHGAEIACLRDLYIHS